The Deltaproteobacteria bacterium region ACCGCGTCGAATCGGTGCTGGCCGGTGTCGATCTCGCCATCCGCGACGGCGAGATGGTCGGCATTGTCGGACCCAACGGCTCGGGCAAGTCCACCCTGCTGCGCATCCTCGCGGGGCTGCTCGATCCCCGGCGCGGCGAGGTCCGTCTCTTCGAAAAACCCGCCCGCGATTACGCCCGGCTCGAAGCGGCGCGCTATATCGCCTACGTCGCACAGGATCTCGCGCCGGTCTTCGGCTATACCGTTGCCGAATTC contains the following coding sequences:
- a CDS encoding ABC transporter ATP-binding protein; its protein translation is MRTSGVEFGYRVESVLAGVDLAIRDGEMVGIVGPNGSGKSTLLRILAGLLDPRRGEVRLFEKPARDYARLEAARYIAYVAQDLAPVFGYTVAEF